In Oncorhynchus clarkii lewisi isolate Uvic-CL-2024 chromosome 2, UVic_Ocla_1.0, whole genome shotgun sequence, one DNA window encodes the following:
- the LOC139377034 gene encoding protein phosphatase 2C-like domain-containing protein 1 yields the protein MDSCIPIEGLPGESFDSSPDTGSPYPSQHHALHHSGSNIHGNPSSNLEKGKSPFSVRVQCVDFVQLQHMAEYSVTTHKGSNPFIRAVAVCEEKNSTWKKNMEDVTIFHEGYGGKEGTSFFGVFDGFHGQISAVTASREMPVLVLEQLSKQDPLLSLEKDQVKLLSRFEALFQKDYNRPYPGQGQNIGLGLGPEQLENLTNMEQVNLAFNTAFWKMDRVLGLGKNETSKIRWSGCTALLCLIDSGLPSSDGKEQGTGQESNTPTPSQELQGGRILIANCGNVHAVLYKQGRGFRLTKDHSTSNPKERKRIFQSGGAISVNKQHGLVEGLTEATRGLGHYGDRKLKKSVIPVPYSVSLPTDPSFQMLVLASSGLWEVLDEHAVAERALTVIELTQQKLIVKTLCLMQTVEDSSVSDSQSCIQSRPGSSIFDSEEPSSVKDEDNPPELDMPEPLGVQARDIQNAEETERHQSLVLQQESEVNVKGTMADSLKNLTLDYERLAADICRELVDTALVSGSRENISVMVILLHGLDVLRENTLKGELTKQTNTM from the exons ATGGACTCATG TATTCCCATAGAGGGGCTCCCTGGGGAATCCTTTGACTCCAGTCCTGACACAGGAAGCCCTTACCCTTCCCAACACCATGCCCTCCACCACAGTGGGAGCAATATCCATGGCAACCCATCTTCCAATTTGGAGAAAGGTAAGAGCCCCTTCAGCGTCAGGGTGCAGTGTGTGGACTTTGTCCAACTTCAGCACATGGCAGAATACAGCGTTACCACGCACAAAGGGAGCAACCCGTTCATCCGTGCTGTGGCAGTGTGTGAGGAGAAAAACTCCACATGGAAAAAGAACATGGAGGATGTGACCATTTTTCATGAGGGGTATGGAGGCAAAGAGGGGACCAGCTTTTTCGGGGTCTTTGACGGGTTTCACGGACAGATTTCTGCAGTTACAGCATCTAGGGAGATGCCTGTTTTAGTCCTGGAGCAACTCTCCAAACAGGACCCCTTGCTCTCCTTGGAGAAGGACCAGGTGAAGCTACTGTCACGCTTTGAAGCCCTGTTCCAGAAAGACTACAACAGACCTTACCCAGGCCAGGGCCAGAACATTGGACTAGGCCTAGGCCCCGAGCAGCTGGAGAATCTGACCAATATGGAACAGGTGAACCTAGCCTTCAACACAGCCTTCTGGAAGATGGACCGGGTCCTGGGGCTTGGCAAGAACGAGACCTCCAAGATCCGCTGGAGTGGCTGCACAGCGCTCCTCTGCCTGATCGACAGTGGGCTGCCCTCATCAGACGGGAAGGAGCAGGGAACAGGACAGGAGAGTAATACACCAACCCCCTCACAGGAGTTACAGGGTGGAAGAATTCTCATTGCTAACTGTG GTAATGTCCATGCGGTGCTGTACAAACAAGGCAGGGGCTTTCGTCTGACCAAAGACCACAGCACGTCCAACCCTAAAGAGCGCAAACGCATCTTCCAGTCCGGAGGTGCAATCAGCGTCAACAAACAGCACGGTCTGGTGGAGGGGCTGACCGAGGCCACCCGAGGGCTTGGTCATTATGGCGATCGCAAGCTGAAAAAGTCAGTCATCCCTGTGCCTTACTCTGTGTCGCTGCCCACGGACCCATCCTTCCAGATGCTGGTCCTAGCGTCCAGTGGCCTCTGGGAAGTCTTGGATGAGCATGCAGTGGCTGAGAGAGCTCTGACTGTCATTGAGTTGACTCAACAGAAATTAATAGTGAAGACCCTGTGCCTCATGCAAACTGTTGAGGATTCGTCCGTTTCAGATTCTCAAAGTTGCATACAGTCAAGACCAGGGTCATCTATTTTTGATAGTGAAGAACCTTCCAGTGTCAAGGATGAGGACAACCCACCAGAGTTGGACATGCCAGAGCCTCTGGGGGTACAAGCTAGAGATATTCAGAAtgcagaggaaacagagagacatCAATCCCTAGTCCTGCAGCAGGAGAGTGAGGTCAATGTGAAGGGAACTATGGCTGACAGTCTGAAGAATCTCACTTTGGACTACGAGCGCCTTGCAGCTGACATTTGTAGAGAGCTCGTGGACACAGCATTGGTCTCAGGTTCaagggaaaacatttcagtcatgGTCATACTTCTTCATGGGTTGGATGTGCTCAGAGAAAACACTCTCAAAGGAGAGTTGACAAAGCAAACAAATACCATGTAA